A single window of Bradyrhizobium daqingense DNA harbors:
- a CDS encoding ADP-ribosylation/crystallin J1: protein MCPAEDTLTLWRPVGPKELELIRQSGMRAFPPRLPDQPIFYPVLTEEYAIKIARDWNVPASGSGFVTRFKVKRSFIEKYDVQEAGGRSHLEYWIPAEDLNAFNAAIVGMIEVVRSFR from the coding sequence ATGTGCCCCGCCGAAGATACCCTCACCCTCTGGCGTCCCGTCGGTCCGAAAGAACTGGAGTTGATCCGGCAATCCGGCATGCGCGCGTTTCCTCCGCGCCTGCCTGACCAGCCGATTTTCTATCCGGTGCTGACTGAAGAATACGCCATCAAGATCGCACGCGACTGGAATGTTCCGGCGAGCGGCTCGGGCTTCGTGACGCGCTTTAAGGTCAAGCGCAGCTTCATCGAAAAATACGACGTGCAGGAAGCGGGCGGACGCTCACACTTGGAGTACTGGATTCCGGCTGAGGATCTCAATGCGTTTAACGCTGCCATCGTCGGCATGATCGAGGTCGTCCGCAGTTTCCGTTAG
- a CDS encoding AAA family ATPase, protein MFGGLPGAGKTTIARELTARLAATYLRIDAIEQPLRDAGLIVGAAGYAVANTLAAENLKLGRIVIADCVNPVQASRAAWRQTALRTGACIVEIEVICSEPALHRRRVESRLSDIDGHKLPTWDDVVNQTYEPWDREHLVLDTAESSLDHLLDRVEAHVRDKIG, encoded by the coding sequence GTGTTCGGCGGCCTTCCAGGTGCCGGTAAGACGACGATCGCTCGCGAACTCACCGCCAGGCTGGCGGCGACGTATCTTCGGATCGATGCGATCGAGCAGCCATTGCGGGACGCGGGCCTCATCGTCGGCGCAGCCGGCTATGCCGTTGCCAACACGCTGGCCGCCGAAAACCTCAAGCTCGGGCGCATCGTCATCGCCGACTGCGTCAATCCCGTGCAGGCAAGCCGCGCCGCATGGCGACAGACTGCCTTGCGGACCGGCGCATGCATCGTCGAGATTGAAGTGATTTGCAGCGAACCGGCGTTACACCGGCGGCGCGTGGAAAGCCGCTTGTCCGACATCGACGGTCACAAGCTTCCAACCTGGGATGACGTCGTGAACCAGACTTACGAGCCGTGGGATCGGGAGCACCTGGTGCTCGATACGGCCGAGAGTTCGCTCGATCATCTCCTGGACCGCGTCGAAGCCCATGTGCGCGACAAGATCGGCTGA
- a CDS encoding RbsD/FucU family protein: MLKSIDPILTPDLLWLLAAMGHGDDLVFVDANHPAARIAAATSSQRLIQLPGMTMQTAARAIMSVYPLDDFDPDPVRVMMPVDDPDRVPEVQRAVLAEIERAAGRAVVPGKLARSDFYHAAAAGFGVVQVGDSRGYGCFLIRKGVIGIS; this comes from the coding sequence ATGCTGAAATCGATCGATCCGATCCTGACGCCCGACCTGCTCTGGCTGCTCGCCGCCATGGGCCACGGCGACGACCTCGTTTTCGTGGACGCCAACCACCCGGCGGCCCGCATTGCCGCGGCAACATCCTCGCAGCGCCTGATCCAGCTGCCGGGCATGACCATGCAGACGGCGGCCCGCGCCATCATGTCGGTCTATCCGCTCGACGATTTCGATCCCGATCCGGTGCGCGTGATGATGCCGGTCGACGATCCCGACCGCGTGCCCGAGGTACAGCGGGCCGTGCTGGCCGAGATCGAACGCGCGGCCGGACGCGCGGTCGTCCCCGGCAAGCTCGCGCGCTCGGATTTCTATCACGCGGCGGCCGCAGGCTTCGGCGTCGTGCAGGTGGGAGACAGCAGGGGCTATGGTTGCTTCCTGATCAGGAAGGGCGTGATAGGAATATCATGA
- a CDS encoding caspase family protein → MFRLKPFLMTASLLGSLFGFSCGPVSAQVAPVQPAPSALQGPEQRVALVIGNANYKNAPQLANPDDDAQSMARFLNSAGFEVVAATDLTQDDMLRVVQDFSAKVASRGPNTVAMVYYAGHGVQLAGENYLVPVDAKVSSPTELVNNSVRLVDVMSTLETIPSRMRIVILDACRNNPFPEVNDAGRGLAIVDAPNGSIVGYSTAPGAEALDGTGNHSPYTQAFLNVAREPNVPIEQLFKRVRLQVNQTTSGAQIPWESSSLTSDFTFFGDTAVAANRAPVKAPVVQMASNLPSRSTRQAYDYVVSEGRPEYYQEFIRMYPHDPLCDHIRWLLNNLLLTQAWHKAVLANSPVAYKSFYDSYGNSPYAQVALKLQAQPKQIPLMQATKFLAPQTIAPTLKIGNLGQPKYMPVMPGNGGAQINGNLPIVQKPLDNNIGKLGNGGQIVKLPAANNQPNGTPSPTPGKIVTLPAPTNATNANGGGKIVTLPATNTTPNGNNSGKPGKIVSMPVNVGKGGPNVAPKPVDVQTQNRPIRITNGVKINNAPMTKVQVQNNLQNRRPQLNTMPSRMVSSNNNFRQSMNQAPSMNGGGNRRGGFMR, encoded by the coding sequence ATGTTCCGCCTAAAGCCTTTCCTGATGACGGCCAGCCTGCTGGGAAGTCTGTTCGGCTTCAGTTGCGGGCCCGTTTCCGCGCAAGTCGCCCCGGTCCAGCCGGCCCCCTCCGCGCTGCAAGGCCCGGAGCAGCGGGTGGCGCTGGTGATCGGCAATGCCAATTACAAGAACGCGCCGCAGCTTGCGAACCCCGACGATGACGCGCAATCGATGGCGCGGTTCCTGAATTCCGCCGGCTTCGAAGTGGTCGCCGCAACCGACTTGACCCAGGACGACATGCTCCGCGTCGTCCAGGACTTTTCCGCCAAGGTCGCGTCGCGCGGCCCGAACACGGTGGCGATGGTCTATTATGCCGGTCACGGCGTGCAGCTCGCCGGTGAGAACTATCTCGTTCCCGTCGATGCCAAGGTGTCCAGCCCGACCGAGCTCGTCAACAACTCGGTGCGTCTGGTCGACGTGATGTCGACACTGGAGACGATCCCGAGCCGCATGCGCATCGTGATCCTCGATGCCTGCCGCAACAATCCCTTTCCCGAGGTCAACGACGCCGGCCGCGGCCTTGCCATCGTCGATGCGCCGAACGGCTCGATCGTCGGCTACTCGACCGCGCCCGGCGCCGAAGCGCTCGACGGTACCGGCAACCATAGCCCCTACACCCAGGCTTTCCTGAACGTCGCGCGCGAGCCCAACGTGCCGATCGAGCAGCTGTTCAAGCGCGTGCGCCTCCAGGTGAACCAGACCACCAGCGGCGCACAGATCCCGTGGGAGAGCTCGTCGCTGACGTCCGACTTCACCTTCTTCGGTGACACCGCCGTTGCCGCCAATCGTGCGCCGGTGAAAGCGCCTGTGGTGCAGATGGCCTCCAACCTGCCGAGCCGCTCGACTCGCCAGGCCTACGACTACGTCGTGTCCGAGGGCCGGCCGGAATATTATCAGGAGTTCATCCGGATGTACCCGCACGATCCGCTGTGCGACCACATCCGCTGGCTGCTCAACAACCTCCTGCTCACGCAGGCCTGGCACAAGGCGGTGCTCGCGAACTCGCCGGTCGCCTACAAGAGCTTCTATGACAGCTACGGCAACAGCCCCTATGCGCAAGTCGCGCTGAAGCTGCAGGCGCAGCCGAAGCAGATCCCGCTGATGCAGGCGACCAAGTTCCTGGCGCCGCAGACCATTGCCCCGACGCTCAAGATCGGCAATCTCGGTCAGCCCAAATACATGCCGGTGATGCCCGGCAATGGCGGCGCGCAGATCAATGGCAATCTGCCGATCGTGCAGAAGCCGCTCGACAACAACATCGGCAAGCTCGGCAATGGCGGCCAGATCGTCAAACTGCCGGCGGCTAACAACCAGCCGAACGGCACGCCGTCGCCGACGCCGGGCAAGATCGTCACCCTGCCCGCGCCGACCAATGCCACCAACGCCAATGGCGGCGGCAAGATCGTGACCCTGCCTGCGACCAACACCACGCCCAACGGCAACAACAGCGGCAAGCCGGGCAAAATCGTCAGCATGCCGGTGAATGTCGGCAAGGGCGGCCCGAACGTCGCGCCGAAGCCGGTCGACGTTCAGACGCAGAACCGTCCGATCCGCATCACCAACGGCGTGAAGATCAACAACGCTCCGATGACCAAGGTGCAGGTGCAGAACAATTTGCAGAATCGCCGTCCGCAGCTCAACACGATGCCGAGCCGCATGGTCAGCAGCAACAACAACTTCCGGCAGTCGATGAACCAGGCGCCGAGCATGAATGGCGGCGGCAACCGTCGCGGTGGCTTCATGCGCTGA
- a CDS encoding threonine/serine dehydratase, whose translation MTEQLLPVGPADIDAAARVIAPYAIRTPLLSFPVLNERVGAKVFLKPEMLQRTGSFKFRGAFNKVFSIPQDKRAGGVVAFSSGNHAQGVAAAAKILDMQATIVMPADAPLSKRERTKSYGAEVVLYDRDRDDREAISRGIAEKRGATLVKPYDDPFVIAGQGTAGREIAEDMAGLGLAPDIVVAPASGGGLIAGVATAVKARYPQAQIVVAEPEAFDDHGISLTAGHREPHPPAGRTICDALMALMPGEMTFAINSKLLARGVTASDKEVGAAVAFAYRELKLVVEPGGAVGLAALLAGRLDVAGKNVVIVLSGGNVDADLFAELVA comes from the coding sequence ATGACCGAACAGCTCCTCCCGGTCGGCCCCGCCGACATCGATGCCGCGGCGCGCGTGATCGCGCCTTACGCCATCCGCACCCCGCTGTTGTCTTTTCCCGTGCTCAACGAGCGTGTCGGCGCAAAGGTCTTCCTGAAGCCGGAGATGCTCCAGCGCACCGGCTCCTTCAAGTTCCGCGGCGCCTTCAACAAGGTGTTCTCGATCCCGCAGGACAAGCGTGCAGGCGGCGTGGTCGCGTTCTCCTCGGGCAACCACGCCCAGGGCGTGGCGGCCGCGGCGAAGATCCTCGACATGCAGGCGACCATCGTGATGCCGGCGGATGCGCCGCTGTCCAAGCGCGAGCGCACCAAATCCTACGGTGCCGAGGTCGTGCTGTACGATCGCGACCGCGACGACCGCGAGGCGATCTCGCGCGGCATCGCCGAGAAGCGCGGCGCGACGCTGGTCAAGCCGTACGACGATCCCTTCGTGATCGCGGGGCAGGGCACCGCCGGCCGCGAAATCGCGGAGGACATGGCAGGCCTTGGACTTGCCCCCGACATCGTGGTGGCGCCGGCCTCCGGCGGCGGCCTGATCGCGGGCGTGGCGACCGCCGTCAAGGCGCGCTATCCGCAAGCGCAGATCGTCGTGGCCGAGCCCGAGGCGTTCGACGATCACGGCATTTCGCTGACCGCAGGCCATCGCGAGCCGCATCCGCCGGCGGGCCGTACCATCTGCGACGCGCTGATGGCCTTGATGCCCGGCGAGATGACGTTCGCGATCAACAGCAAGCTGCTGGCGCGCGGCGTCACCGCATCGGACAAGGAAGTCGGCGCGGCCGTTGCGTTTGCCTATCGCGAGCTCAAGCTCGTGGTCGAGCCGGGCGGCGCCGTGGGCCTCGCTGCGCTGCTTGCCGGGCGCCTCGACGTCGCCGGCAAGAACGTCGTCATCGTGCTCTCCGGCGGCAATGTCGATGCGGACTTGTTCGCGGAGCTGGTGGCCTGA
- a CDS encoding glycosyltransferase family 4 protein produces the protein MRILVATDAWHPQVNGVVRTLTKLADAGKSLGVEFAFLTPQSFRTFAMPSYRDVRLAMPRPARIAKLIEEARPDSIHIATEGPIGLMVRRYCRQRKLPFTTSFHTRFPEYVRARVPVPGSLIWRALRRFHSPSRAVMAATPALARELTERGFDNVVLWPRGVDTQLFHPRPVDLCLPAPVFLSVGRVAVEKNLEAFLDLDLPGTKVIVGDGPARAALEEAYPEAIFLGEKHGEGLAEIYAAADVFVFPSKTDTFGLVLLEALASGLPVAAFPVKGPRDVIGNAPVGVLDHDLRNACLAALDISRQDCVAFAANYTWEASARVFIDSIQAVGAVLPGRNGAEQPRFVA, from the coding sequence ATGCGCATCCTGGTCGCGACCGACGCCTGGCACCCGCAAGTCAACGGTGTGGTTCGGACGCTGACCAAGCTCGCCGACGCCGGCAAGAGCCTCGGCGTCGAGTTCGCGTTCCTGACGCCGCAATCGTTTCGCACCTTCGCGATGCCGAGCTATCGCGACGTGCGCCTCGCCATGCCGCGGCCGGCGCGTATCGCGAAGCTGATCGAGGAAGCGCGCCCGGACAGCATCCACATCGCGACGGAAGGTCCGATCGGCCTGATGGTCCGCCGCTATTGCCGCCAGCGCAAGCTGCCGTTCACGACCAGCTTCCATACCCGCTTTCCCGAATATGTCCGCGCCCGGGTGCCGGTGCCGGGCTCGCTGATCTGGCGGGCGCTGCGCCGTTTCCACAGTCCCAGCCGCGCCGTGATGGCGGCAACGCCGGCGCTCGCCCGCGAGCTGACCGAGCGCGGTTTCGACAATGTCGTGCTGTGGCCCCGCGGTGTCGACACCCAGCTGTTCCATCCGCGTCCCGTCGATCTCTGCCTGCCTGCGCCGGTGTTCCTGTCGGTCGGCCGGGTCGCAGTGGAGAAAAATCTCGAGGCCTTCCTCGATCTCGACCTGCCCGGCACGAAGGTAATCGTCGGCGACGGTCCGGCGCGCGCCGCGCTCGAAGAGGCCTATCCCGAGGCGATCTTCCTCGGCGAGAAGCACGGCGAGGGGCTGGCGGAAATCTATGCCGCGGCCGACGTCTTCGTGTTCCCAAGCAAGACCGACACGTTCGGCCTGGTCCTGCTGGAAGCGCTCGCCAGCGGCCTGCCGGTGGCCGCTTTCCCGGTGAAGGGACCTCGCGACGTGATCGGCAATGCGCCGGTCGGCGTCCTCGATCACGATCTCCGCAACGCCTGCCTCGCCGCGCTCGACATCTCCCGGCAGGACTGCGTCGCCTTCGCCGCCAATTACACCTGGGAAGCCTCGGCCCGGGTCTTCATCGACAGCATCCAGGCGGTCGGCGCGGTGCTGCCCGGCCGGAACGGCGCGGAACAACCGCGCTTTGTGGCCTGA
- a CDS encoding UDP-2,3-diacylglucosamine diphosphatase produces the protein MGSYDVSDESPERRFRTLFISDVHLGARGSQADLLLDFLRYHDADTIYLVGDIVDGWALKSSWHWPQSHNDLVQKLLRKARKGAKVIYIPGNHDEFLRNYYGTHFGGIDVVENTVHTGADGKRYLVIHGDIFDLVVQNARWLAHLGDKAYDFAIQMNRFVNFFRRLFGVPYWSLSQWAKQKVKNAVNYIGAFEQALAAEARRHDADGVICGHIHYAVIRDEGGIRYMNCGDWVESCTALVEHDDGHFEIITWADQLQKPAAVPQVAARAA, from the coding sequence ATGGGAAGTTACGATGTGAGTGACGAGAGCCCGGAGCGGCGCTTTCGCACGTTGTTCATCTCCGACGTCCATCTCGGAGCCCGCGGTTCCCAAGCCGATCTTCTGCTCGACTTCCTGCGCTACCACGACGCCGACACCATCTATCTCGTCGGCGACATCGTCGACGGCTGGGCGCTGAAATCGAGCTGGCACTGGCCGCAATCGCATAACGACCTGGTACAGAAGCTGTTGCGCAAGGCGCGCAAGGGCGCCAAGGTCATCTACATTCCCGGCAATCACGACGAATTCCTGCGCAATTACTACGGCACGCATTTCGGCGGCATCGACGTCGTCGAGAACACCGTCCATACGGGTGCCGACGGCAAGCGCTACCTGGTTATCCACGGTGACATCTTCGACCTCGTGGTGCAGAACGCGCGCTGGCTCGCCCATCTCGGCGACAAGGCCTACGACTTCGCGATTCAGATGAATCGCTTCGTCAACTTCTTCCGCCGCCTGTTCGGCGTGCCCTATTGGTCGCTGTCGCAATGGGCCAAGCAGAAGGTGAAGAACGCCGTCAACTATATCGGCGCGTTCGAGCAGGCGCTCGCCGCCGAGGCGCGGCGCCACGACGCCGACGGCGTGATCTGCGGCCATATCCACTACGCCGTGATCCGCGACGAAGGCGGCATCCGCTACATGAATTGCGGCGATTGGGTCGAGAGCTGCACGGCCCTCGTCGAGCACGACGACGGCCATTTCGAGATCATCACCTGGGCGGACCAACTTCAGAAGCCGGCAGCCGTCCCGCAGGTCGCGGCAAGAGCTGCGTGA
- the thiD gene encoding bifunctional hydroxymethylpyrimidine kinase/phosphomethylpyrimidine kinase, giving the protein MTTPVALTIAGSDSSGGAGIQADLKTFAALGVYGASAITALTAQNTRGVTGIHATPAEFVTAQIDAVFSDLDVGAVKIGMVAQVASIEAIASALSRWAPRHVVLDPVMVATSGDRLLASEAVEALRTRLIPLASVITPNLPEAAALLDEPVAASEAAIESQGRRLLALGCRAVLVKGGHGEGAESTDYLVDADTTIALAAPRIATGNTHGTGCSLSSAIAAGLAKGEELEQAVRNAKAWISAAIAAADRFSVGHGHGPVHHFHRFY; this is encoded by the coding sequence ATGACGACCCCGGTCGCACTCACCATCGCCGGCTCGGATTCGAGCGGCGGCGCCGGCATCCAGGCGGACCTGAAGACGTTCGCCGCGCTCGGCGTCTATGGCGCGTCCGCCATCACGGCGCTGACGGCGCAGAATACGCGCGGCGTGACGGGCATTCACGCCACGCCGGCTGAGTTCGTCACGGCGCAGATCGATGCGGTGTTCTCCGACCTCGACGTCGGCGCCGTGAAGATCGGCATGGTGGCCCAGGTCGCCAGCATCGAGGCGATCGCGAGCGCATTGTCGCGCTGGGCGCCGCGCCACGTCGTGCTCGATCCCGTGATGGTGGCAACCTCCGGCGACCGGCTGCTGGCGTCTGAAGCAGTCGAGGCGTTGCGCACGCGACTCATTCCGCTGGCATCGGTGATCACGCCGAACCTGCCCGAGGCCGCCGCGCTGCTCGACGAGCCCGTGGCGGCGAGCGAGGCTGCAATCGAAAGCCAGGGGCGCCGGCTGCTGGCGCTCGGCTGCCGTGCCGTCCTGGTTAAGGGCGGACACGGCGAGGGCGCGGAGAGCACCGACTATCTGGTTGATGCCGACACCACGATCGCGCTCGCCGCGCCCCGCATCGCCACTGGGAATACCCATGGCACCGGCTGCTCACTGTCATCGGCGATCGCGGCGGGCCTCGCCAAGGGCGAGGAACTCGAGCAAGCCGTACGCAACGCCAAGGCCTGGATCAGCGCGGCGATCGCGGCCGCCGATCGCTTCAGCGTCGGCCACGGCCACGGACCGGTCCATCATTTCCACAGGTTTTACTGA
- a CDS encoding PAS domain S-box protein produces the protein MWAYLERLLDSSMLSPHGICLLWEPQLVWLHVVSDACIAAAYFSIPFALAILVTKRRDLKFGWVYWAFAIFIMACGLTHVLSIYTLWVPIYGIEGLLKAATAVASVFTAAALWPLLPKILTIPSPFELRQVQAALEEEEIKSRDATLLLQQVSDAQRAMRDSVARLTAIVETAVDGVILFDAQDRILLFNPACERLFGYQADEVMGWNVSTLMPEADASSDNATRHFATGGESVGLRKDGSTFPMDLSVGQARQDGELIFVGIIHDLSARKLTEQQLQQAQKMETVGQLSGGIAHDFNNLLTVIIGNAEHLSEQLKARPDLRRFAEDICQSGERGAELTQRLLAFSRRQLLQPQMIDCRGLLDSMFKLLKRTLREDIEIRTSSGSGTIMAFADRAQLESAVLNLALNAQDAMPAGGHLTLSTELTAIDDDYRALHPEVASGTYALISVTDDGEGMTAEVSARAFEPFFTTKEVGKGSGLGLSMVYGFAKQSGGHVSIYSEPGLGTTVRLYLPRAPVGQSQAELADGEDAAPRGYETILIAEDDPFVRSSVIRRVEALGYRVVAAVNGKEALQQLRTDPGIDLLFTDIVMPGGMSGWDLADQARRIRPSLPVLFTSGYALETLVEQGRAHAQAIVLTKPYRKVELAQRLRDAFTAAAVAS, from the coding sequence ATGTGGGCCTATCTTGAACGTCTCCTCGACTCCTCGATGCTGTCGCCGCACGGCATCTGCCTGTTGTGGGAACCCCAGCTGGTCTGGCTCCATGTGGTCTCCGACGCCTGCATCGCGGCCGCCTACTTTTCCATTCCGTTTGCCCTCGCGATCCTCGTCACCAAGCGGCGCGATCTCAAATTCGGCTGGGTCTATTGGGCGTTCGCCATCTTCATCATGGCTTGCGGCCTGACCCATGTGCTGTCGATCTACACGCTCTGGGTCCCAATCTACGGCATCGAGGGCCTCCTCAAGGCGGCAACAGCAGTCGCCTCGGTCTTCACCGCCGCCGCGCTCTGGCCGCTGCTGCCGAAGATCCTGACCATTCCCTCTCCGTTCGAGCTGCGGCAGGTCCAGGCCGCGCTCGAGGAAGAGGAGATCAAGAGCCGGGACGCCACGCTTCTGCTGCAGCAGGTCAGCGATGCCCAGCGCGCGATGCGCGACAGCGTGGCGCGCCTCACCGCGATCGTCGAGACCGCGGTCGACGGCGTCATCCTGTTCGATGCGCAGGACCGCATCCTGCTGTTCAATCCGGCCTGCGAGCGCCTGTTCGGCTATCAGGCCGATGAGGTCATGGGCTGGAACGTCAGCACGCTGATGCCCGAGGCGGACGCTTCGTCCGACAATGCCACGCGGCATTTCGCGACCGGCGGCGAATCCGTCGGCCTGCGCAAGGACGGATCGACCTTTCCGATGGACCTGTCGGTGGGTCAGGCGCGGCAGGACGGCGAATTGATCTTCGTCGGCATCATCCACGACCTCTCCGCGCGCAAGCTCACCGAGCAACAGCTGCAGCAGGCGCAGAAGATGGAGACGGTCGGCCAGCTCTCCGGCGGCATCGCGCACGATTTCAACAATCTGCTCACTGTGATCATCGGCAACGCCGAACATCTCAGCGAGCAGCTCAAGGCCAGGCCCGACCTCAGGCGCTTTGCCGAAGACATCTGCCAGTCGGGCGAACGGGGCGCCGAGCTGACGCAGCGGCTGCTCGCCTTCAGCCGCCGCCAATTGCTCCAGCCGCAGATGATCGACTGCCGCGGCCTGCTCGATTCCATGTTCAAGCTGCTCAAACGCACCTTGCGCGAAGACATCGAGATCAGGACAAGTTCCGGCTCCGGCACGATCATGGCCTTTGCCGATCGCGCCCAGCTCGAATCCGCCGTGCTCAATCTCGCGCTCAACGCGCAGGACGCCATGCCGGCAGGAGGGCATCTGACGCTGAGCACGGAGCTGACCGCGATCGACGACGATTATCGCGCCCTTCACCCCGAAGTCGCCTCCGGCACATACGCCTTGATCTCGGTCACCGACGACGGCGAAGGCATGACGGCTGAGGTCAGCGCCCGCGCCTTCGAGCCGTTCTTCACCACCAAGGAGGTCGGCAAGGGCTCGGGTCTCGGCCTCTCCATGGTCTATGGCTTTGCCAAGCAATCAGGCGGCCACGTCTCGATCTACAGCGAGCCGGGCCTCGGCACCACGGTCCGGCTCTATTTGCCCCGCGCCCCCGTGGGACAATCCCAGGCCGAGCTTGCCGACGGCGAGGATGCGGCGCCGCGCGGATACGAGACCATCCTGATCGCCGAAGACGATCCGTTCGTCCGCTCCTCAGTCATTCGCAGGGTTGAAGCGCTCGGCTATCGCGTCGTTGCCGCGGTCAACGGCAAGGAGGCCTTGCAGCAGCTGCGCACCGATCCCGGCATCGACCTGCTGTTCACCGACATCGTGATGCCCGGTGGCATGAGCGGCTGGGATCTCGCCGATCAGGCGCGGCGGATTCGCCCCTCGCTGCCCGTCCTGTTCACCTCGGGCTATGCGCTGGAGACACTGGTCGAGCAGGGCCGCGCGCATGCGCAGGCGATCGTGCTGACCAAGCCCTATCGCAAGGTCGAGCTGGCGCAGCGGCTTCGGGATGCATTCACTGCTGCGGCCGTCGCCTCCTGA
- a CDS encoding Lrp/AsnC ligand binding domain-containing protein yields the protein MVPFFVQIKCKLGQSYVVANALAEAEIASEIYSTAGQYDLLVKFYVDKDTDIGHFVNEKVQVLPGIQDTLTIITFKAFGAG from the coding sequence ATGGTTCCCTTTTTCGTCCAGATCAAATGCAAGCTCGGCCAATCCTATGTGGTCGCCAACGCGCTCGCCGAAGCCGAGATCGCCTCCGAGATCTACTCCACGGCCGGCCAATACGACCTGCTGGTGAAGTTCTACGTCGACAAGGACACCGACATCGGCCACTTCGTCAACGAGAAGGTGCAGGTGCTGCCGGGCATCCAGGACACCCTCACCATCATCACCTTCAAGGCGTTCGGCGCGGGTTAG
- a CDS encoding c-type cytochrome: MLRRAMLAVLIAMVVAFGVYWWLTMPAAMAVPAATRAPDLANGKELFNAGGCASCHAVPNQDDRLRLGGGLPLGSPFGTFYVPNISPDPNDGIGRWSESDFVNAVMRGISPDGKHYFPAFPYTSYHLAKVDDVRDLFAYLKTLPAVQGKSRDHDVPFPFDIRRNVGIWKLLFMNTGTFVPDASRSEQWNRGAYLVNAFGHCAECHSPRNALGGIIRSQRFAGGPNPEGEGWVPNITQKGIGTWSEKDIADFLETGDMPEGDSASGAMRPVIKNLAQLTAEDRAAMAAYLKSLPPVDGPTPPKRKEGS, from the coding sequence ATGCTGCGACGAGCGATGCTTGCTGTCCTGATCGCCATGGTTGTGGCGTTCGGCGTCTATTGGTGGCTGACCATGCCGGCCGCCATGGCGGTGCCGGCCGCAACGCGTGCACCCGATCTCGCCAATGGGAAGGAGCTGTTCAACGCCGGCGGCTGTGCGTCCTGTCATGCCGTGCCGAACCAGGACGATCGCCTGCGGCTCGGCGGCGGCCTGCCGCTCGGCTCGCCGTTTGGAACGTTCTACGTCCCCAACATCTCGCCGGATCCCAATGACGGCATCGGCCGCTGGAGCGAAAGCGATTTCGTCAACGCCGTGATGCGCGGCATCTCGCCCGATGGCAAGCACTACTTCCCCGCTTTTCCCTACACGTCGTATCATCTCGCGAAGGTCGACGATGTCCGCGATCTGTTCGCCTACCTCAAGACGTTGCCCGCCGTGCAGGGCAAGTCGCGTGATCACGACGTGCCGTTTCCATTCGATATCCGGCGCAATGTCGGCATCTGGAAATTACTGTTCATGAATACCGGGACGTTCGTGCCGGACGCATCTCGTTCGGAGCAATGGAATCGCGGCGCCTATCTGGTCAACGCATTCGGCCATTGCGCCGAGTGCCACAGCCCGCGCAATGCGCTCGGCGGCATCATCCGCAGCCAGCGCTTCGCCGGCGGTCCCAATCCGGAGGGTGAGGGCTGGGTGCCGAACATCACGCAGAAAGGCATCGGCACGTGGAGCGAAAAGGACATCGCCGACTTTCTCGAGACCGGCGACATGCCCGAGGGCGACAGCGCCTCCGGCGCAATGCGTCCCGTGATCAAGAATCTGGCGCAGCTGACGGCAGAAGATCGCGCGGCGATGGCTGCCTATTTAAAGTCGCTGCCGCCGGTGGACGGGCCGACGCCGCCCAAGCGCAAGGAAGGAAGCTAG
- a CDS encoding CHRD domain-containing protein — MNKALFATLALGAAVAFAGPASAEKLKATLDGKAEVPPTTTSATGTADMDYDAASKKLSWTVTYSGLSGPATAAHFHGPAEAGKNAGVAVPIPNAASSPVKGEATLTDAQAADLLGGKYYINIHTAANPGGEIRGQVTK; from the coding sequence ATGAACAAAGCTCTTTTCGCCACGCTGGCCCTCGGCGCTGCGGTCGCATTCGCCGGCCCCGCCAGCGCTGAAAAGTTGAAGGCGACGCTGGACGGCAAGGCCGAAGTGCCCCCAACGACCACCAGCGCCACCGGAACGGCCGACATGGACTATGACGCCGCCAGCAAGAAATTGTCCTGGACCGTCACCTACTCGGGCCTCTCCGGGCCGGCCACCGCCGCGCATTTCCACGGGCCTGCCGAGGCCGGCAAGAATGCCGGCGTTGCCGTCCCGATCCCGAATGCGGCTTCAAGCCCCGTGAAGGGCGAAGCGACACTCACCGACGCACAAGCCGCCGATCTGCTCGGCGGCAAGTACTACATCAACATCCACACTGCGGCGAACCCGGGCGGCGAGATCCGCGGCCAGGTGACGAAGTAG